The following is a genomic window from Rutidosis leptorrhynchoides isolate AG116_Rl617_1_P2 chromosome 8, CSIRO_AGI_Rlap_v1, whole genome shotgun sequence.
aataagaaagaaaaagagttcgtcgaaaaaggtcgaaaaagaaaaatggttgaaaaataaaaggtgacgaaaaaacaaaagaaacttataaaacttaaaaatacttgactaacctaaccttattactacaactaacttaaaattataatcgcaaattgaaattactaattgggatgataattgatacatagtaaaaggtgtctaaaaatattaaagcttacaggaaaaactaaatcccaaatggaaataacttaaaaagaaactaaaacttaaaaaggcgtcgcaaaattctaaagcacctaaatcttagtctaaagaaaaagcacttaaggaattctacggcaaagcctaaaaatctaggagtaaaaatgactatggcaaaaactaagtttaaaattaaatatgagcgaaaaaatacaaatattacgctacaacgattaaaaagggacaaaatataaaaatatacaaaaagttgtaaaaattacaatttttataaaaatattatttttatattatttatttattaaactattaattttacaatttaattaaacttaataaactaaaatataaattaaataaaacttaaattaaactaaaactaattataataataataataattagggttaataataatactaattaataataatccgtaataaatgcaggattagggcttcctgttcgtgtgtcaggtcccctccgcgacttgcggtattcaaagcttcaaaccccgcgactctcggggttcagaaattcagatgacaggtttaatcttcgacgcgtttttctttatttttttttttttatgtttttatgtaaataaaagatatttaaataaaacttatatttttataaactaaaataaaaataaagaaacttataaaacttaaatatttaacaaaatcttaaaaatacttatatttttgtttttctttttatattttcgaatatttaaaacgtttttttttttttttatattagcgttgcgcttccggcgtttagaaagttccccggcagcggcgccaaaaatacttgatgcggtagcggagtggtataaaatactattaaattttagcaggaaatactattaaatacgatacatttttacacaagatatttatttatttagagaacggatatacttaaaccttgctacaacacttataggcagtgtacctaatcgtacagtagtgtagtttttagtaagtccggttcgttccacagggaatcttttttaaacaaagctcaacgctatattaatttacttttataaaaatacaaacatatatataagtaatattattattataaaggggggtttttaccgtttaatgaccggtttgtcgattttaaaactttagtcgcagttaaaacctaatgtaaaatattaaataaataaaagacttaatttaaagcgtaaaataaataacgataatgaaattgcaataaaagtgcgataaaataaaattgcgataattaaaaagtacgataattaaaagtgcgattaaataacaataaataaaagtgcgataattagaagtgcaattaaatataaaataaaggaaattaaatatgaaataaaagaattatgcttatttaaacttccgtaatcatgatgtttgacgtgttgattttagttttatgcccatgggttaattgtcctttgtcctggattatttaatatgtccgtctggttttttgtccataacagtccatcagtcataaatttaaagtgcgagtgtcctcgtcaaattatccttatacccgaagttaaatattccaactatttggggatttaaactgtaacaagattttaatactttgtttaataattacaccaggatgtcgactgagtgtaacccaaggttttaatattttgttatcaattataccaagtgtcctttgtacataatttcacccctgttttaattattctagtggctattaatccattcccgtgtctggttaaatgaacgattattcgtacatataaatatcccgcccatcgtgtccgatcgagtgtatatggtaatttatagggacgcccaattgtaaatctttatattaacattaacaaactatcatttagttaaacaaatataaagcccattaatagcccatagtctaatttccacaagtgtcgttcttttgtccaaaccccaattatggtacaaagcccaatcacccaattttagtaattagcccaacatcatgattacttcgttttaaataagcataataataacttagctacgagacattaatgtaaaaaggttgaacataacttacaatgattaaaaatagcgtagcgttacacagacagaatttcgacttacacccttacaacattcgctaacatacccttattattagaattataattaaaattaaaatataaattatatatatatatatatatatatatatatatatatatatatatatatatatatatatatatatatatatatatatatatatatatatatatatatatatattttacgtatgaggagaagaagaaaaaagatgatgaaaatgatcagatttcggtttgctttatagggagtttcaaaactgggggctccgcgactcgcggccattttggccttcaaactccgcgagtcgcggagtttgaaattacagctcacaactttggagtctttctctgccgacggtttttatttataaatataatatatatataattaatataattaattatatattatattatatttatatacatagttaacttgtaatttttagtctgttgcgtcgagcgttaagagttgactctggtcccggttccggattttcgaacgtccttgcgtacaatttaatatcttgtactttgcgttttgaatcttgtactcttgtaatttcgagacgtttcttatcaataattggaacctttttgattgtcttttgtacttttgagctttttggtcgtttgcgtcttcaattcgtcgaatctgtcttttgtcttcaccttttattatttaaacgaatatcacttgtaaatagaacaattgcaactaaaagcttgtctttcttgaggaataatgctatgaaatatatgttcgtttttagcattatcattaatagTTTATGGGTTATGAATTCTTCTATGATGTTCAGTTAGAGTTGGAGGTTCTGCAGATGGCTCGATTTGTATGCAAGTTTCTACAATAATGTAAAATTCACATAATGATATGATACCATATTTAATAAGGCATGTTTATGGATAACGAGGAAAGCAAACATTCGCTTCGCTGCGAATTGGTTTCGATCGGTTAACGGACTACGTTTTTGGTTGATTAGCGGTTGGTTAATTGGACGTTTAAAAAATAACAAAATGAAAAAGGAAGTTATTACAAGGTtgtaaagaaaaggaaaaaagttTAAAGAAAGAGGAAATTACTTTTTTCTTTCGGTCTGTTAACGATCGGTAATTTCGGTCGGTTAATTGGACGGTTAAAAAATAACGACATGAAAAAAGAAGTGAAAAAAAAGTTGTAAATAAAAGGGAAAAACAAGGTTAtaaagataaaaaaatatataaataaaataaaaataaaaagttaacCAAAATACCTCTAAATAAGTGTATAGAAAAATGTCATGATGAATAGTAACATACTCGGCTTtactttttttttaatcaaaaaGCGGAACTTTTATAAAAACGAGACCTTCATAAAAAAATGAAGTCTCAGAACAAGGATACAAACAAAAGCAACGAGCCACCCAACATACAAACTACAACAAAGTTTCACACAAACGAATCTTAAAccactaacaaaacaacaaactaagtaATGACCGAGACACCCTAACCATCAAACTTTGACCTTCGAAGGACCCCTCCTTTGCCTTTCTTTAACAGAGCCTTCGTCCCCTCTTTATGTTTTGGAAGCGTCTTCGACCCAATCAACTTACCTTCCCCCCTCACCAAACCCTCAATGCCTTTCACCGCCTCTTCAAAAAAACTAAACGAATTACCCGACCCACCACATCTACCCAACCCGAAACCCGAATCAGACCCCGACCCAACCCCATCACCAGGCCCATCAATAGGCCCGTAACCCAGCCCAGGCCCACCAGATTCAAAAACAGCCGAACAATTTACCCGACCCTTTCCCACCCCTTCCTTCGTGTTGCTCGTCTGCCCAAACTCAAAACTTGCACTTACCGGAGCAAACTCCGACTTACAAACCCCATTCACCTTATTAATACGCCCTGAAACCCCACCCGAATCAAAAGAACATGAACCTGAACCACGAAGCCGTTTACGTTTTCGAAAGCCATGAGATTCTAACGTCACCTGAACCTGATCCAAAGAAAATGTAACCGAAGAAGGAGTGCCAATACCAGAACCCAAATTATCTACCCTTGAACCATTGAACCCTGCTTTAAAGCCTGTAATAACCGGAGAAGAGAAACCAAGTGCATCCTCTCCACCATCACAGCCACCAAGTGCATACTCAACtttactatatttataaatataaataaatttattagGAATAGGATCTTGCACTCCCACTCTAATTATCTAATTAGAACATTCTTAAGTAATTTAATAATTTGATTGGTTAAGTTATCTAATTTGTGATGaagaaatgttttttttttttttttttaaggcgtgaTGAAGAAATTTAAAAGGCtaataattatgatttttatttaattattattatattttacctCTCACATTTTATATAACATGATCCATTACTAGTGATTTTGTAAGCTGATGAGAACCCTTAATTATCTATATAtaggggtgttcaaaaccggatatccgaaaattcggatagtgaattTAGCTATACGATATCTGAAtctgaaatttcggatatccgaaattttggATTCGAATAtcagattatccgaatatccgaacttAATTTTCAATTTGAAATCAAACAAGAATTGAGGGTTCGCGCGTTGCTGCTTTAAGGTTTATGCGATTTTAACGCTAGCTATCGATTTAGACGGCACATTTTACCTCATATTTTTTTTGGCACAGAAACTACAACCAAAACCAATTATAGTCTCCAAAAACGACCTATCATTTGTTCAATATGTAATTGAAATGACATTAGTCCAAAGGTCATGTCTACCAATATGTACGCATACGGGTCAATATATGCGCATATGACCAAATTGGGTTATGAATTTCCATGTCGATCAAAATATGcttgaaaatatttatgaaaacacaAAAAGTTCCAAAGGCACTTAACTCAGACATATGGTGATAAATAAGTCATTCAAGCATCTTCACAAAATATTAGCTATAAAAAAGTTAACCAAGTAACAACGTTTGAGTATTAGCTTCCAATATCCAAAAAGTCAgtgaacatgaaaaaaaaaaaaaagcattgtTCAATATGCTATAACAAATTAAAATATGTATTACATGCCTTCACCAATTCAATCTAACAtcaatatatttatcattattacaaCACTTTGCATTGTTCAATATGCTATAACAAATTAAAATATGTATTACATGCCTTCACCAATTCAATCTAACAtcaatatatttatcattattacaaCACTTATAACTGATCAGACCAAAATATAACACTTGCATTTATATGGGTAAGATAAACCATACCAGGTAATTCTACTTCTCTAAATGAAAGCAAGTTTAAGATGAACCATACCATGTAATTCAATTTCTATCCGATTGTTCATACACTTGCGCAATCACGGTTTAGGTGTCACTACAGAACCTGCATCAGATCCGCCATTGGGGCTTTGCCTCAGTGGTCTAACACCTGGGGGTGTTAGGTGAGTAGAGACCCGGGTTCGAGTCTCGCTTGCGCCAAGGGGGTTTTTCCCGCCTTAACCTGTGAGACCTCGGTCTCTCTGCCCTCTGGTTACGGTCTGGTTTCCTCCTCTGACTGCGTGTGTGCTAACCACTAACCTGCGAAGCTAacgtgccgttcaaaaaaaaacaaaaaaaaaaaaaaaaaaaaaaaaaaaaaaagaacctgCATCAGATCCAATTAGAATAAATGAAATTTGATATTAAAGATAGTCCATAAAGTATAAAATGCAAGCATAggacacgttttttttttttaatatagtaAGCACACTATACTGGTCCAAATTGCTTCATTATATAGGAACTTGTGGTGGTACCTTATCTtacgtatatttatatttatgccaACGTCATAAAAGTGCTAATATCATACGTAGATAAAGAAGTATCTTGCACTCTATTAATCCGTCGAGGTTGCACATTTTCGAGAAGAGCTACTATAATATCTTAAAAGTTGACCATATCAGCTACAAAACTCGCAAATCTATTTAAATACCAGATTGACTACCACTACTTTAAAAAAGTTCTACCAAGCTATTACTGAATTCGAGCATATGCTAAATATATTTTCAAGAGAAAATTCATTTTACCTGATTAGCACGAACTCCAAAATATTCGTAACGCTTGCAGAAATTGTGTGCTTTTATTAGTAAATGGTCTTGTCATTATGTACCGATGTATTGCCATTATATTACCAGAACCTGCATAAaccaaaaaagatagtgttaatttTCTTATCCAAAATACATGCTATTACATATTGCTTTACAAATGCATATCACTACATCCGCAATAAGGAGTCTCCTCGAAAACTACGCCATTACCTTCACTTTCAATTTTGCAGCAAGATCCATCGTCTCTTTAAGGCTTTAAGGCTGACCTATGTGTAAGAACAATTCATTAACATCAGATAGGTTGACCTATTTGTAGAatacattttttaaaaaaaaatgacgaTTTTCCAGAGAGATTAGAAGATCCCATACAAGTAGTCAAATTGATGAAAACTTGTGTCAAGTGCAACGTAGTTGGAATAGTAGAGATGATAAATCCACTGGCTGTTCTTCAAGACCCTGGTATTTATTTAACAAAATACAATGCTTCTTCaacttaaaattaaattaaaaaaaacaaagaactcaattatataaaaatattaatttttatttttattattatgttaataataataataattatcaattgATTATTAAATTCGTGAGTTTGTGAGTCTACGCTAATCATAGTATTAAAgacaacataaacacaaggatgatGAACCAACTCTGGTGTCAGACTCCAAAGCAGCTTTAGCTGCACTCATACCCCCACCGTATCTGCATCTGTAAATCGTATACATAAGATTATATAAAGGAAAACAATCtccaaatgataaaaaaaaaatgaaggtaTAATAAACTACCCTGGTAAGACCCTTTCAGAAGCCATGCAGTTCAAGGAAATAGTTGCACTGCCTGCAACATAATAATCAAAATaaacttaataattataattgagACGTTAGATATTTTTcggaaataaatatatatttttgacaAAAGGTGTTCCATTCCAACCCGTTTTGGCCCATAGAGTACCAACATTGCCTTGGTTTGTACCCATGTAAACGACCCGTCCACGAATTGAATTTAAGACGAGAATCATACCTGGGTTCATTATTGGGAGAAAATGTTTGAGCAGAGATATAAATGAATAGCTTGATGCAGAGATGGCATAAAGATAACCATGCCTAGATGTTTCTAAGAGTAACTTATCAACCTGAAAACCATGTTTTATTTGCTTAAAGAAAGATTAGAATATGTAACTTACTATATAACATATTTTCTTAATCTTAAATATGAGAATGACAAATAATAATAGGTAACAACGTATAACTACATAATTCACTATCTAGAAGTATCAAAGTGGTAGAGTCAGGCCGCAGGCGGGTTGTGTAACATGTCAAAATGCGTGATTCTACTGGGGGTCAAGCTGGTACAGGTGAGTTTTTTTactaaatttaatataatttacAAAAGTGTTACCCATACATTTTGGGCG
Proteins encoded in this region:
- the LOC139864369 gene encoding enoyl-[acyl-carrier-protein] reductase [NADH] 1, chloroplastic-like: MDIKRLVDPFTDEFLRIKIINSRRSEAFFAVSQIMLHKTSIWLDTHDAVIYPLDAVYDTPEDVPEDVKSNKRYAGSSKWTIKVDKLLLETSRHGYLYAISASSYSFISLLKHFLPIMNPGSATISLNCMASERVLPGCRYGGGMSAAKAALESDTRVGSSSLCLCCL